A genomic region of Trifolium pratense cultivar HEN17-A07 linkage group LG3, ARS_RC_1.1, whole genome shotgun sequence contains the following coding sequences:
- the LOC123918373 gene encoding non-classical arabinogalactan protein 31-like: protein MAKTLAMWLLFLQLTSFIAFAEHLETLPPTYPPHHSHSPLHPPTKSPHHPPSNAPHHHHHHHNHTPSPAPSPISHTPSHPPHHSTHVPAKPPTGHHHHHHPPAYAPVKPPIHTPVVPTHPPLHPPVPAHPPLHPSPVPRRFIAVQGVVYVKSCKYAGVHTLLGAKALHGAVVKLQCNSTKYKFVQTHKTDKNGYFFIEGPKSIKTYAPHKCNVVLVSAPNGLKPSNLNGGLTGAALRSGKPYVSKGLHFTIYTVGPLAFEPKCPR, encoded by the exons ATGGCCAAAACCCTTGCAATGTGGCTTCTTTTCCTTCAACTAACCTCTTTCATTGCATTTGCCGAACACCTTGAAACTCTTCCACCAACTTACCCTCCTCATCACTCACATTCTCCACTTCACCCTCCAACTAAGTCACCACATCATCCACCGTCTAACGCCCctcaccaccatcatcaccaCCATAATCACACACCATCCCCTGCTCCTTCCCCTATTTCTCACACTCCTTCACACCCTCCTCACCATTCTACCCATGTTCCTGCTAAACCACCAACTggtcaccaccaccatcatcacccACCTGCTTATGCTCCTGTTAAGCCTCCTATTCACACTCCCGTTGTTCCAACACACCCACCATTGCACCCCCCTGTTCCAGCTCACCCACCATTGCATCCTTCTCCTGTTCCTAGACGCTTTATAGCTGTTCAAGGTGTTGTTTATGTAAAATCTTGCAAGTATGCTGGTGTTCATACTCTCTTGGGAGCTAAAGCACTTCATG GTGCCGTTGTGAAGCTACAATGTAACAGCACAAAGTACAAGTTTGTTCAAACACATAAGACTGATAAGAATGGTTATTTCTTCATTGAAGGCCCAAAGAGTATCAAAACCTATGCACCTCATAAGTGTAATGTTGTTTTGGTTAGTGCTCCAAATGGGCTGAAGCCTTCAAATCTTAATGGTGGGCTTACTGGTGCTGCTCTTAGGTCCGGGAAACCTTATGTGTCTAAGGGTCTTCATTTCACTATTTACACTGTTGGGCCTCTTGCATTTGAGCCCAAATGTCCTCGTTAA